A genomic window from Maylandia zebra isolate NMK-2024a linkage group LG20, Mzebra_GT3a, whole genome shotgun sequence includes:
- the lrrc23 gene encoding leucine-rich repeat-containing protein 23 isoform X2, producing MNHVPRPDYPNRLKVEVQHLTQEIISEGLSLLCRTGNGLAHAFVKLNLQKRGLEDIAAINSYIHIRFLDLSNNHLTDLSPLSSLTQLLWLKVDNNSVMCFKEQPFAQLTYLQWLSIAMNQLTDVDGLVGPALESLNLTGNHIQRLNGFQYGSFANLVTLELRGNHLETTDGINLPHLQQLYLAQNAIKRLEGLEKLERLTTLHLRDNQLESLDGLSPSMKCLQYLNARGNAIIDETDLRYIGFLSQSLRVLVLSGNPVAENSEYRINVLIVVPQLERLDKNPVFPEERAEAWERIRELQEEEMYAQ from the exons ATGAATCACGTGCCTCGCCCTGATTACCCAAACAGACTCAAG GTTGAAGTTCAACATTTAACTCAAGAAATCATAAGTGAAGGGCTGTCATTGCTTTGCCGAACAGGAAATGGATTAGCACACGCATTTGTCAAGCTGAACCTTCAGAAAAG AGGACTGGAGGATATAGCTGCAATCAACAGTTATATTCACATACGTTTTCTGGATTTATCCAACAACCACCTTACTGATCTTTCTCCTTTGTCATCTCTGACCCAGCTTCTTTGGCTCAAG GTCGACAATAATTCTGTGATGTGCTTCAAAGAGCAACCGTTTGCTCAACTGACCTACCTGCAGTGGCTGAGTATAGCAATGAATCAGCTAACTGATGTAGATGGCCTAGTTGGGCCTGCCTTGGAAAGCCTCAATCTTACAG GTAACCATATTCAGAGGCTTAATGGTTTCCAGTACGGCAGTTTTGCAAATCTGGTAACTCTAGAGTTGAGGGGAAATCACTTGGAAACCACTGATGGCATCAACCTTCCACATCTCCAGCAATTGTATCTG GCCCAAAATGCTATCAAACGTCTTGAGGGTTTGGAGAAGTTAGAGCGCCTCACCACACTTCACCTTCGAGACAATCAGCTAGAGTCGCTCGACGGCCTCAGTCCCAGCATGAAGTGTCTTCAGTACCTCAATGCCAG AGGCAATGCAATCATAGATGAGACTGATCTACGATACATCGGCTTTCTGTCACAAAGCCTTCGCGTGTTGGTTCTCTCTGGGAACCCAGTCGCGGAAAATTCCGAATACCGGATAAATGTGCTGATAGTAGTGCCACAGCTGGAAAGACTCGACAAAAATCCTGTCTTCCCTGAGGAGAGAGCTGAAGCCTGGGAAAGAATCAgg GAACTTCAAGAAGAGGAAATGTATGCACAATAA
- the lrrc23 gene encoding leucine-rich repeat-containing protein 23 isoform X1, which produces MSDFDEDPVLSDVEGGEEHLKEAEDEKVEVQHLTQEIISEGLSLLCRTGNGLAHAFVKLNLQKRGLEDIAAINSYIHIRFLDLSNNHLTDLSPLSSLTQLLWLKVDNNSVMCFKEQPFAQLTYLQWLSIAMNQLTDVDGLVGPALESLNLTGNHIQRLNGFQYGSFANLVTLELRGNHLETTDGINLPHLQQLYLAQNAIKRLEGLEKLERLTTLHLRDNQLESLDGLSPSMKCLQYLNARGNAIIDETDLRYIGFLSQSLRVLVLSGNPVAENSEYRINVLIVVPQLERLDKNPVFPEERAEAWERIRELQEEEMYAQ; this is translated from the exons ATGTCTGACTTTGACGAAGACCCAGTATTATCGGATGTTGAAGGAGGAGAAGAACACCTTAAAGAAGCCGAAGATGAGAAG GTTGAAGTTCAACATTTAACTCAAGAAATCATAAGTGAAGGGCTGTCATTGCTTTGCCGAACAGGAAATGGATTAGCACACGCATTTGTCAAGCTGAACCTTCAGAAAAG AGGACTGGAGGATATAGCTGCAATCAACAGTTATATTCACATACGTTTTCTGGATTTATCCAACAACCACCTTACTGATCTTTCTCCTTTGTCATCTCTGACCCAGCTTCTTTGGCTCAAG GTCGACAATAATTCTGTGATGTGCTTCAAAGAGCAACCGTTTGCTCAACTGACCTACCTGCAGTGGCTGAGTATAGCAATGAATCAGCTAACTGATGTAGATGGCCTAGTTGGGCCTGCCTTGGAAAGCCTCAATCTTACAG GTAACCATATTCAGAGGCTTAATGGTTTCCAGTACGGCAGTTTTGCAAATCTGGTAACTCTAGAGTTGAGGGGAAATCACTTGGAAACCACTGATGGCATCAACCTTCCACATCTCCAGCAATTGTATCTG GCCCAAAATGCTATCAAACGTCTTGAGGGTTTGGAGAAGTTAGAGCGCCTCACCACACTTCACCTTCGAGACAATCAGCTAGAGTCGCTCGACGGCCTCAGTCCCAGCATGAAGTGTCTTCAGTACCTCAATGCCAG AGGCAATGCAATCATAGATGAGACTGATCTACGATACATCGGCTTTCTGTCACAAAGCCTTCGCGTGTTGGTTCTCTCTGGGAACCCAGTCGCGGAAAATTCCGAATACCGGATAAATGTGCTGATAGTAGTGCCACAGCTGGAAAGACTCGACAAAAATCCTGTCTTCCCTGAGGAGAGAGCTGAAGCCTGGGAAAGAATCAgg GAACTTCAAGAAGAGGAAATGTATGCACAATAA
- the rbm10 gene encoding RNA-binding protein 10 isoform X1, which translates to MDYERSRGGRGDRLGRYGGTHNDHNFRDMDYRGYGQEDEEAGTGFDVRVEGDRQYGSDEQSLGIHDFSPGCLQEHPGFHQRVDGRGEVGREGKGLLWSPHTSQPDLAHPILQREEEGSRQEFEQLRPGLQERGRGKGGTGFPENSGPHSGSRESSWGRGGSHSEQVEFGTGRQREDDRFSRPGAGKRRAFPMRMEEHAGPDLSHKELDQRDQDYRAELDHNQRPSNIIMLRMLPPSATANEIRAQLQEQGIQPREVRLMRNKSSGQSRGFAFVEFNLIQEATRWMETNQGVLSILGQRVSMHFSDPKPRANEDWLCNKCGVQNFKRREKCFKCNVPKSEAELKLPQVQKDLPVGLQKEGAQGLLPLPAPYHSSGPPVTPGQAPQQADVANDTLILRNLGPHTSVEAILSALAPFATLSPSNVRLIKDKHTHLNRGFAFLQLSTIVEASQLLQILQALQPPLSIDGKVIVVEFAKGSKRDVFVTDGSRVSAATVASTAIAAAQWAVTQTSQNGPGGGQSVDTSVYQQGAAVTYSQEGLEYAGQDGTTFKPQADNRVTALTSGVASLNGAYAGGAAPAVISSEAAKPASVVVQQPLIHTQTPLITTAATTPGTQVEIVGKPQPAAPSQPAIPGTEHELQQYPVPDVSTYHYDESSGYYYDPFTGLYYDPNSQYYYNSHTQQYMYWDGEKHTYIPAASQSNTEGAPPSDGAAPSESLFATSGSKEKKDKPKNKTAQQIAKDMERWAKSLNRQKENMRSVSSSPATGSAAPPGYTRAPGHSRLDDHRESASADAGYAVLEKKGALSERPPIFLDQIRQSAESPPRQQGLVPAYSGETDSEEEGGEKDEKEGRLTDWVKLACLLCRRQFPSKEALIRHQQLSELHKQNLEQRRAQQEAASKERLAGGLDGPELKKRKFNPIDGVTDTSLGARMLQGGVKRGLLLRNMQVE; encoded by the exons ATGGACTATGAGAGAAG CAGGGGTGGGCGAGGTGATCGCCTGGGTCGCTATGGTGGCACTCACAATGATCACAATTTCCGGGACATGGACTATCGTGGCTATGGCCAAGAGGATGAGGAGGCAGGCACGGGATTTGATGTCAGAGTGGAGGGTGATAGACAGTAtggcagtgatgagcagtcactGGGTATCCATGACTTCTCACCGGGTTGTCTGCAGGAGCATCCGGGGTTTCATCAGAGAGTAGATGGTAGAGGAGAAGTAGGGCGTGAGGGGAAAGGGCTACTGTGGTCCCCTCACACCTCACAACCTGATCTAGCCCATCCTATACTCCAGCGAGAGGAGGAGGGATCCAGGCAGGAATTTGAGCAGTTACGGCCTGGCCTTCAGGAAAGGGGACGGGGGAAAGGTGGAACAGGCTTTCCGGAGAACAGTGGCCCACATTCAGGAAGCAGGGAAAGCAGCTGGGGTCGTGGTGGTTCCCATTCCGAACAGGTGGAATTCGGTACAGGCAGACAGCGAGAGGATGACAGGTTTTCTCGTCCTGGAGCAGGAAAGAGAAGG GCATTTCCAATGAGAATGGAGGAGCATGCTGGCCCAGACCTGTCCCACAAAGAGTTGGATCAGAGAGACCAGGATTACCGTGCAGAGCTAGACCATAATCAGCGGCCCAGCAACATCATAATGCTTCGTATGTTGCCACCCAGTGCCACTGCCAACGAG ATTCGTGCACAACTTCAAGAGCAGGGGATCCAGCCGAGAGAAGTTCGCCTGATGAGGAATAAATCTTCAG GTCAGAGCCGAGGATTCGCCTTCGTCGAGTTTAATCTCATACAGGAGGCCACCCGCTGGATGGAGACCAACCAG gGAGTGCTGTCGATTCTAGGGCAGAGAGTGTCGATGCACTTCAGCGACCCCAAACCGCGTGCCAATGAGGACTGGCTCTGCAACAAG TGTGGTGTACAAAACTTCAAGAGGAGAGAGAAGTGCTTTAAATGCAACGTTCCTAAATCGG AGGCTGAGCTGAAGTTGCCCCAGGTACAGAAGGACTTGCCTGTTGGTCTTCAAAAGGAGGGAGCCCAAGGTTTGTTGCCCTTGCCAGCACCTTACCACTCTTCTGGTCCTCCTGTCACACCGGGCCAAGCTCCACAACAGGCAGATGTTGCTAATGACA CTTTGATACTAAGGAACCTTGGCCCACATACATCAGTAGAAGCTATTTTGTCTGCTTTGGCTCCGTTTGCTACCCTCTCCCCTTCCAACGTTCGTCTAATcaaggacaaacacacacacctcaacAGGGGCTTTGCCTTTCTACAACTATCTACCATAGTG gAGGCATCTCAGTTGCTCCAGATTTTGCAGGCTCTCCAGCCACCTCTATCTATTGATGGGAAGGTCATTGTAGTTGAATTTGCCAAAGGCTCCAAACG GGATGTGTTTGTAACGGATGGTAGCAGAGTGAGTGCTGCTACAGTGGCCAGCACCGCTATAGCTGCTGCACAGTGGGCTGTCACTCAG ACCTCTCAAAATGGACCAGGTGGAGGCCAGAGTGTTGATACAAGTGTGTatcagcagggggcagcagtgACATACAGTCAGGAAGGGCTTGAGTATGCAGGGCAAGATGGCACAACTTTCAAGCCCCAAGCAGATAACAGGGTTACTGCTTTGACAAGTGGAGTAGCTTCCCTGAATGGAGCCTACGCAGGAGGAGCAGCCCCAG CTGTCATTTCATCTGAGGCAGCCAAACCTGCATCAGTGGTTGTGCAGCAGCCGCTCATTCATACACAGACTCCTCTCATCACCACAGCTGCCACCACACCGGGGACACAG GTTGAAATAGTGGGAAAACCACAACCAGCTGCACCCAGCCAGCCTGCAATCCCAGGCACTGAACATGAGCTCCAGCAGTATC CTGTGCCAGATGTCTCCACTTACCACTATGACGAAAGCTCTGGCTACTATTATGACCCATTTACAGGTCTCTACTATGACCCTAATTCACAG TACTACTACAACTCTCACACTCAGCAGTACATGTACTGGGATGGAGAGAAACATACGTACATTCCTGCTGCCAGTCAGTCAAACACAGAAGGTGCTCCTCCAAGTGATGGTGCAGCTCCTTCAGAATCACTGTTTGCTACCTCTGGCAGCaaggagaaaaaagacaaacccAAGAATAAAACAGCTCAACAG ATTGCCAAAGACATGGAGCGTTGGGCTAAAAGTCTCAACAGACAAAAGGAGAACATGCGTTCTGTGTCTTCATCCCCTGCCACCGGCTCAGCAGCACCTCCTGGTTATACTCGGGCACCTGGACACAGTCGCCTAGATGATCACAGAGAGTCTGCGAGTGCTGATGCAGGCTATGCTGTTCTAGAGAAAAAG gGGGCACTGTCTGAACGGCCTCCGATTTTTTTGGATCAGATCCGCCAAAGTGCAGAA TCGCCTCCTCGGCAGCAGGGTCTGGTCCCAGCCTACAGTGGAGAAactgacagtgaagaagaagGAGGCGAGAAGGATGAAAAGGAAGGAAGATTGACAGACTGGGTTAAACTGGCCTGTCTGCTGTGTAGGAGGCAGTTCCCAAGCAAGGAGGCCCTCATCAGGCACCAGCAGCTTTCTGAACTACATAAG CAAAACCTGGAGCAGAGACGAGCCCAGCAGGAAGCTGCAAGCAAAGAG AGACTAGCAGGTGGACTTGACGGTCCTGAACTTAAGAAGAGGAAGTTTAACCCCAT TGATGGGGTCACAGACACTAGTCTCGGTGCAAGAATGCTACAGGGAGGTGTGAAAAGAGGACTGCTGTTGCGCAATATGCAAGTGGAGTGA
- the rbm10 gene encoding RNA-binding protein 10 isoform X2 translates to MDYERRGGRGDRLGRYGGTHNDHNFRDMDYRGYGQEDEEAGTGFDVRVEGDRQYGSDEQSLGIHDFSPGCLQEHPGFHQRVDGRGEVGREGKGLLWSPHTSQPDLAHPILQREEEGSRQEFEQLRPGLQERGRGKGGTGFPENSGPHSGSRESSWGRGGSHSEQVEFGTGRQREDDRFSRPGAGKRRAFPMRMEEHAGPDLSHKELDQRDQDYRAELDHNQRPSNIIMLRMLPPSATANEIRAQLQEQGIQPREVRLMRNKSSGQSRGFAFVEFNLIQEATRWMETNQGVLSILGQRVSMHFSDPKPRANEDWLCNKCGVQNFKRREKCFKCNVPKSEAELKLPQVQKDLPVGLQKEGAQGLLPLPAPYHSSGPPVTPGQAPQQADVANDTLILRNLGPHTSVEAILSALAPFATLSPSNVRLIKDKHTHLNRGFAFLQLSTIVEASQLLQILQALQPPLSIDGKVIVVEFAKGSKRDVFVTDGSRVSAATVASTAIAAAQWAVTQTSQNGPGGGQSVDTSVYQQGAAVTYSQEGLEYAGQDGTTFKPQADNRVTALTSGVASLNGAYAGGAAPAVISSEAAKPASVVVQQPLIHTQTPLITTAATTPGTQVEIVGKPQPAAPSQPAIPGTEHELQQYPVPDVSTYHYDESSGYYYDPFTGLYYDPNSQYYYNSHTQQYMYWDGEKHTYIPAASQSNTEGAPPSDGAAPSESLFATSGSKEKKDKPKNKTAQQIAKDMERWAKSLNRQKENMRSVSSSPATGSAAPPGYTRAPGHSRLDDHRESASADAGYAVLEKKGALSERPPIFLDQIRQSAESPPRQQGLVPAYSGETDSEEEGGEKDEKEGRLTDWVKLACLLCRRQFPSKEALIRHQQLSELHKQNLEQRRAQQEAASKERLAGGLDGPELKKRKFNPIDGVTDTSLGARMLQGGVKRGLLLRNMQVE, encoded by the exons ATGGACTATGAGAGAAG GGGTGGGCGAGGTGATCGCCTGGGTCGCTATGGTGGCACTCACAATGATCACAATTTCCGGGACATGGACTATCGTGGCTATGGCCAAGAGGATGAGGAGGCAGGCACGGGATTTGATGTCAGAGTGGAGGGTGATAGACAGTAtggcagtgatgagcagtcactGGGTATCCATGACTTCTCACCGGGTTGTCTGCAGGAGCATCCGGGGTTTCATCAGAGAGTAGATGGTAGAGGAGAAGTAGGGCGTGAGGGGAAAGGGCTACTGTGGTCCCCTCACACCTCACAACCTGATCTAGCCCATCCTATACTCCAGCGAGAGGAGGAGGGATCCAGGCAGGAATTTGAGCAGTTACGGCCTGGCCTTCAGGAAAGGGGACGGGGGAAAGGTGGAACAGGCTTTCCGGAGAACAGTGGCCCACATTCAGGAAGCAGGGAAAGCAGCTGGGGTCGTGGTGGTTCCCATTCCGAACAGGTGGAATTCGGTACAGGCAGACAGCGAGAGGATGACAGGTTTTCTCGTCCTGGAGCAGGAAAGAGAAGG GCATTTCCAATGAGAATGGAGGAGCATGCTGGCCCAGACCTGTCCCACAAAGAGTTGGATCAGAGAGACCAGGATTACCGTGCAGAGCTAGACCATAATCAGCGGCCCAGCAACATCATAATGCTTCGTATGTTGCCACCCAGTGCCACTGCCAACGAG ATTCGTGCACAACTTCAAGAGCAGGGGATCCAGCCGAGAGAAGTTCGCCTGATGAGGAATAAATCTTCAG GTCAGAGCCGAGGATTCGCCTTCGTCGAGTTTAATCTCATACAGGAGGCCACCCGCTGGATGGAGACCAACCAG gGAGTGCTGTCGATTCTAGGGCAGAGAGTGTCGATGCACTTCAGCGACCCCAAACCGCGTGCCAATGAGGACTGGCTCTGCAACAAG TGTGGTGTACAAAACTTCAAGAGGAGAGAGAAGTGCTTTAAATGCAACGTTCCTAAATCGG AGGCTGAGCTGAAGTTGCCCCAGGTACAGAAGGACTTGCCTGTTGGTCTTCAAAAGGAGGGAGCCCAAGGTTTGTTGCCCTTGCCAGCACCTTACCACTCTTCTGGTCCTCCTGTCACACCGGGCCAAGCTCCACAACAGGCAGATGTTGCTAATGACA CTTTGATACTAAGGAACCTTGGCCCACATACATCAGTAGAAGCTATTTTGTCTGCTTTGGCTCCGTTTGCTACCCTCTCCCCTTCCAACGTTCGTCTAATcaaggacaaacacacacacctcaacAGGGGCTTTGCCTTTCTACAACTATCTACCATAGTG gAGGCATCTCAGTTGCTCCAGATTTTGCAGGCTCTCCAGCCACCTCTATCTATTGATGGGAAGGTCATTGTAGTTGAATTTGCCAAAGGCTCCAAACG GGATGTGTTTGTAACGGATGGTAGCAGAGTGAGTGCTGCTACAGTGGCCAGCACCGCTATAGCTGCTGCACAGTGGGCTGTCACTCAG ACCTCTCAAAATGGACCAGGTGGAGGCCAGAGTGTTGATACAAGTGTGTatcagcagggggcagcagtgACATACAGTCAGGAAGGGCTTGAGTATGCAGGGCAAGATGGCACAACTTTCAAGCCCCAAGCAGATAACAGGGTTACTGCTTTGACAAGTGGAGTAGCTTCCCTGAATGGAGCCTACGCAGGAGGAGCAGCCCCAG CTGTCATTTCATCTGAGGCAGCCAAACCTGCATCAGTGGTTGTGCAGCAGCCGCTCATTCATACACAGACTCCTCTCATCACCACAGCTGCCACCACACCGGGGACACAG GTTGAAATAGTGGGAAAACCACAACCAGCTGCACCCAGCCAGCCTGCAATCCCAGGCACTGAACATGAGCTCCAGCAGTATC CTGTGCCAGATGTCTCCACTTACCACTATGACGAAAGCTCTGGCTACTATTATGACCCATTTACAGGTCTCTACTATGACCCTAATTCACAG TACTACTACAACTCTCACACTCAGCAGTACATGTACTGGGATGGAGAGAAACATACGTACATTCCTGCTGCCAGTCAGTCAAACACAGAAGGTGCTCCTCCAAGTGATGGTGCAGCTCCTTCAGAATCACTGTTTGCTACCTCTGGCAGCaaggagaaaaaagacaaacccAAGAATAAAACAGCTCAACAG ATTGCCAAAGACATGGAGCGTTGGGCTAAAAGTCTCAACAGACAAAAGGAGAACATGCGTTCTGTGTCTTCATCCCCTGCCACCGGCTCAGCAGCACCTCCTGGTTATACTCGGGCACCTGGACACAGTCGCCTAGATGATCACAGAGAGTCTGCGAGTGCTGATGCAGGCTATGCTGTTCTAGAGAAAAAG gGGGCACTGTCTGAACGGCCTCCGATTTTTTTGGATCAGATCCGCCAAAGTGCAGAA TCGCCTCCTCGGCAGCAGGGTCTGGTCCCAGCCTACAGTGGAGAAactgacagtgaagaagaagGAGGCGAGAAGGATGAAAAGGAAGGAAGATTGACAGACTGGGTTAAACTGGCCTGTCTGCTGTGTAGGAGGCAGTTCCCAAGCAAGGAGGCCCTCATCAGGCACCAGCAGCTTTCTGAACTACATAAG CAAAACCTGGAGCAGAGACGAGCCCAGCAGGAAGCTGCAAGCAAAGAG AGACTAGCAGGTGGACTTGACGGTCCTGAACTTAAGAAGAGGAAGTTTAACCCCAT TGATGGGGTCACAGACACTAGTCTCGGTGCAAGAATGCTACAGGGAGGTGTGAAAAGAGGACTGCTGTTGCGCAATATGCAAGTGGAGTGA
- the rbm10 gene encoding RNA-binding protein 10 isoform X3 — protein MDYERSRGGRGDRLGRYGGTHNDHNFRDMDYRGYGQEDEEAGTGFDVRVEGDRQYGSDEQSLGIHDFSPGCLQEHPGFHQRVDGRGEVGREGKGLLWSPHTSQPDLAHPILQREEEGSRQEFEQLRPGLQERGRGKGGTGFPENSGPHSGSRESSWGRGGSHSEQVEFGTGRQREDDRFSRPGAGKRRAFPMRMEEHAGPDLSHKELDQRDQDYRAELDHNQRPSNIIMLRMLPPSATANEIRAQLQEQGIQPREVRLMRNKSSGQSRGFAFVEFNLIQEATRWMETNQGVLSILGQRVSMHFSDPKPRANEDWLCNKCGVQNFKRREKCFKCNVPKSEAELKLPQVQKDLPVGLQKEGAQGLLPLPAPYHSSGPPVTPGQAPQQADVANDTLILRNLGPHTSVEAILSALAPFATLSPSNVRLIKDKHTHLNRGFAFLQLSTIVEASQLLQILQALQPPLSIDGKVIVVEFAKGSKRDVFVTDGSRVSAATVASTAIAAAQWAVTQTSQNGPGGGQSVDTSVYQQGAAVTYSQEGLEYAGQDGTTFKPQADNRVTALTSGVASLNGAYAGGAAPAVISSEAAKPASVVVQQPLIHTQTPLITTAATTPGTQVEIVGKPQPAAPSQPAIPGTEHELQQYPVPDVSTYHYDESSGYYYDPFTGLYYDPNSQYYYNSHTQQYMYWDGEKHTYIPAASQSNTEGAPPSDGAAPSESLFATSGSKEKKDKPKNKTAQQIAKDMERWAKSLNRQKENMRSVSSSPATGSAAPPGYTRAPGHSRLDDHRESASADAGYAVLEKKGALSERPPIFLDQIRQSAESPPRQQGLVPAYSGETDSEEEGGEKDEKEGRLTDWVKLACLLCRRQFPSKEALIRHQQLSELHKQNLEQRRAQQEAASKERLAGGLDGPELKKRKFNPM, from the exons ATGGACTATGAGAGAAG CAGGGGTGGGCGAGGTGATCGCCTGGGTCGCTATGGTGGCACTCACAATGATCACAATTTCCGGGACATGGACTATCGTGGCTATGGCCAAGAGGATGAGGAGGCAGGCACGGGATTTGATGTCAGAGTGGAGGGTGATAGACAGTAtggcagtgatgagcagtcactGGGTATCCATGACTTCTCACCGGGTTGTCTGCAGGAGCATCCGGGGTTTCATCAGAGAGTAGATGGTAGAGGAGAAGTAGGGCGTGAGGGGAAAGGGCTACTGTGGTCCCCTCACACCTCACAACCTGATCTAGCCCATCCTATACTCCAGCGAGAGGAGGAGGGATCCAGGCAGGAATTTGAGCAGTTACGGCCTGGCCTTCAGGAAAGGGGACGGGGGAAAGGTGGAACAGGCTTTCCGGAGAACAGTGGCCCACATTCAGGAAGCAGGGAAAGCAGCTGGGGTCGTGGTGGTTCCCATTCCGAACAGGTGGAATTCGGTACAGGCAGACAGCGAGAGGATGACAGGTTTTCTCGTCCTGGAGCAGGAAAGAGAAGG GCATTTCCAATGAGAATGGAGGAGCATGCTGGCCCAGACCTGTCCCACAAAGAGTTGGATCAGAGAGACCAGGATTACCGTGCAGAGCTAGACCATAATCAGCGGCCCAGCAACATCATAATGCTTCGTATGTTGCCACCCAGTGCCACTGCCAACGAG ATTCGTGCACAACTTCAAGAGCAGGGGATCCAGCCGAGAGAAGTTCGCCTGATGAGGAATAAATCTTCAG GTCAGAGCCGAGGATTCGCCTTCGTCGAGTTTAATCTCATACAGGAGGCCACCCGCTGGATGGAGACCAACCAG gGAGTGCTGTCGATTCTAGGGCAGAGAGTGTCGATGCACTTCAGCGACCCCAAACCGCGTGCCAATGAGGACTGGCTCTGCAACAAG TGTGGTGTACAAAACTTCAAGAGGAGAGAGAAGTGCTTTAAATGCAACGTTCCTAAATCGG AGGCTGAGCTGAAGTTGCCCCAGGTACAGAAGGACTTGCCTGTTGGTCTTCAAAAGGAGGGAGCCCAAGGTTTGTTGCCCTTGCCAGCACCTTACCACTCTTCTGGTCCTCCTGTCACACCGGGCCAAGCTCCACAACAGGCAGATGTTGCTAATGACA CTTTGATACTAAGGAACCTTGGCCCACATACATCAGTAGAAGCTATTTTGTCTGCTTTGGCTCCGTTTGCTACCCTCTCCCCTTCCAACGTTCGTCTAATcaaggacaaacacacacacctcaacAGGGGCTTTGCCTTTCTACAACTATCTACCATAGTG gAGGCATCTCAGTTGCTCCAGATTTTGCAGGCTCTCCAGCCACCTCTATCTATTGATGGGAAGGTCATTGTAGTTGAATTTGCCAAAGGCTCCAAACG GGATGTGTTTGTAACGGATGGTAGCAGAGTGAGTGCTGCTACAGTGGCCAGCACCGCTATAGCTGCTGCACAGTGGGCTGTCACTCAG ACCTCTCAAAATGGACCAGGTGGAGGCCAGAGTGTTGATACAAGTGTGTatcagcagggggcagcagtgACATACAGTCAGGAAGGGCTTGAGTATGCAGGGCAAGATGGCACAACTTTCAAGCCCCAAGCAGATAACAGGGTTACTGCTTTGACAAGTGGAGTAGCTTCCCTGAATGGAGCCTACGCAGGAGGAGCAGCCCCAG CTGTCATTTCATCTGAGGCAGCCAAACCTGCATCAGTGGTTGTGCAGCAGCCGCTCATTCATACACAGACTCCTCTCATCACCACAGCTGCCACCACACCGGGGACACAG GTTGAAATAGTGGGAAAACCACAACCAGCTGCACCCAGCCAGCCTGCAATCCCAGGCACTGAACATGAGCTCCAGCAGTATC CTGTGCCAGATGTCTCCACTTACCACTATGACGAAAGCTCTGGCTACTATTATGACCCATTTACAGGTCTCTACTATGACCCTAATTCACAG TACTACTACAACTCTCACACTCAGCAGTACATGTACTGGGATGGAGAGAAACATACGTACATTCCTGCTGCCAGTCAGTCAAACACAGAAGGTGCTCCTCCAAGTGATGGTGCAGCTCCTTCAGAATCACTGTTTGCTACCTCTGGCAGCaaggagaaaaaagacaaacccAAGAATAAAACAGCTCAACAG ATTGCCAAAGACATGGAGCGTTGGGCTAAAAGTCTCAACAGACAAAAGGAGAACATGCGTTCTGTGTCTTCATCCCCTGCCACCGGCTCAGCAGCACCTCCTGGTTATACTCGGGCACCTGGACACAGTCGCCTAGATGATCACAGAGAGTCTGCGAGTGCTGATGCAGGCTATGCTGTTCTAGAGAAAAAG gGGGCACTGTCTGAACGGCCTCCGATTTTTTTGGATCAGATCCGCCAAAGTGCAGAA TCGCCTCCTCGGCAGCAGGGTCTGGTCCCAGCCTACAGTGGAGAAactgacagtgaagaagaagGAGGCGAGAAGGATGAAAAGGAAGGAAGATTGACAGACTGGGTTAAACTGGCCTGTCTGCTGTGTAGGAGGCAGTTCCCAAGCAAGGAGGCCCTCATCAGGCACCAGCAGCTTTCTGAACTACATAAG CAAAACCTGGAGCAGAGACGAGCCCAGCAGGAAGCTGCAAGCAAAGAG AGACTAGCAGGTGGACTTGACGGTCCTGAACTTAAGAAGAGGAAGTTTAACCCCATGTAA